From Polaribacter haliotis:
TGATTAAATTTACATTAATAACTTTACAATGAATAAAAATTCTTCTGCTTTACACGAAAAAGACGGCGTTTCTAAACCAGAAACAACGAGTAAAACCAGTGCAGAAAAGATAAAGTTAAGCAGAGCAAAACAAAACTCTGTTAAAGAATATGTTGCTAAAATTCTCGAAGGAAATATTACTTTTTTAAGTAAAGCCATTACATTGGTAGAAAGTACGAATGTAAAACATCAACAAAAAGCCAACGAAATTTTAGAACTATGTTTGCCTTTTGCAAATAAATCTATAAGAATAGGAATTACTGGAGTTCCTGGTGTTGGAAAAAGCACATTTATTGAATCTTTTGGAAAACACTTAACTTCTCAAGGAAAAAAAGTCGCTGTTTTGGCTGTAGATCCAAGTAGTTCTGTAAATAAAGGTTCTATTTTAGGTGATAAAACTAGAATGGAAGAATTAGTAACCGACAAAAATGCATTTATTAGACCTTCGCCTTCTGGAACATCTTTAGGTGGTGTTGCTCAAAAAACTCGAGAAAGTATTATTTTGTGTGAAGCTGCAGGTTTTGATACTATTATTATTGAAACTGTTGGTGTTGGACAATCGGAAACCGTAGTTCATTCTATGGTAGATTTCTTTTTATTATTGAAGTTAGCAGGCGCTGGAGATGAATTGCAAGGAATAAAACGTGGAATTATAGAAATGGCAGATGCAATAGTTATTAATAAAGCGGATGGAGAAAATGAGAAGAATACAAAAATCGCCAAAGTTGAATTTAATAGAGCGTTGCATTTATATCCTTTAAAAGAAAGCAAATGGCAACCAAAAGTTTTAACAGCAAGTGCGTTGCATAATTCTGGCATTGCTGAAATAGATAAAATGATTACTGATTATATTTTCTTAACTAAAGAGAATAATTATTTCAGTACAAAAAGAAATGAGCAAAATAAGTTTTGGTTATTATCTACTATTAATCAGCAATTAAAAAATAATTTTTATAATAAAAAAGCCGTAAAGACAGCTTTACAAGAAGAAATAAAAAAGTTAGAAAACGGAAAAACAACACCTTTTTCAGCAGCAAAAAAATTGTTAGAATTATAGTTTATTTTGTTGTTAGAATTAAAACTTACTAATTTTAGTATTAAGTGTTTTCAACTACGTATTCACCCCATTCTGCAATCGATTTTAATAATGGAATTGCGGTTTTACCAATATCTGTTAAAGAATATACAACTTTTAAAGGTGGTTTTGTAGTATAAACTTTACGCTTTATAATACCATCTTCTTCCAACTTTTTTAGTTGCAGGCTTAAAGTGCGTTCTGTAACACTTTTCATTTTTTTGCGTAGTTCGTTGTAACGCAAAGGAGTTTCAATTAAATGAAATAAAATAACTGTTTTCCATTTTCCACCAATCATTCCCATGGTTACACTTGCACAACAGGGATATTCTTTACCATTTACAATATGCATAATCGTTTATTTATTTAAAAAAATACTACTATCCTTTTTGACAGTTCTTGTGAGTTTACAAAACTATACATATTTTTGTAACTATAAAAATGATAGTATAAAATTAAAATAATAAAAATGAGTTTTTTAACAGCAATGCAAGAACGTTATACCACAAAAAAGTATGACAATTCAAAAAAAATAAGTTCAGAAAAAATAGCAGAATTAAAAGAAATTCTACGTTTAAGCCCTTCTTCTATAAATAGCCAACCTTGGAAATTTACTTTTGTTTCGGATATAGAAACAAAGAAAAAGTTTGCAGAAGCGTCTTTTTTTAATGCTCCTAAAATTGAGGATTGTGATACTTTAGTTGTCTTTAGCAGAATAGATAATATTAACGCTTTCGAGAAGCAAATAAATGATAATTTACCTGAAGGTGCAGTTGGCTATTACAACAACTTTTTAAAGGAAAAACCAGCTAGCGAAATTAAATCTTGGTTTAGCGACCAAACGTATTTAGCATTGGGTGTATTTTTAAGCGCTTGTGGAGTCATGGAAATTGATGCAACACCAATGGAAGGAATCGAACCAGAGAAATACAACAACTTGTTGGGTGATAAAAATTATACAGCTTTGGTGGGTGTTTGTATTGGTTACAGAGATGAAGATGATGGAAACATGCCATCTAAAAACCCGAAATCGAGACTTACACTAGAAGAAGTTATAAAAAATATTTAGCATTAAATTTTCCTAGTGATTTATAAAATAATTATAAATCACTAGGATTTTTTTACACACCAAACTGCGTTAAATGATGGTCTAAATGTTTGTAAAACATATTATTCCATTCGTCTTTTGTTAGTTTTCCAAAAGAATGAGATTCTTTACCATCAAATTCCTTTTCTCCTAATTGTTGGGTTTTATTGATAAAATCTATCAATCTTTGTTTTTCACTTTCAAAAACTTTTTCGTCAGTAATTAAAAATTGAGAAGCAGTTCTACCATTTTTACTATATGGTTTTTCTGAAGTTACTATTTTTTTCACAATCATTTTCAGCATAAATTTTGCAAATGCGTTTGGCTTTGGGTGCTTATCTGTATATACCATTTCATAAGTAACACAACAATGTGCCAACATTTGTGCAACAGACATTTTCCCCCAATTTGGTTGCGATTCTGCTGTTAGTTTTTCTATTCTACCAATTACTTCGTTTGTAACTTCTTTTGTAAATATGTTTTTCATTTTGATTGTTTTTTTGATAATAATATAATATCAGAAATATGTGTATAAATTACTATAGGAACAATTATACCAGCTAATAAAATCATTGGAAAATATGCTATTCCTCTGTTTGGAACTGAATAATTAAAATTTTTATATATCAATTCTTGTGATAAAAATCCATTTGTTAAAATAAAAAGAATGAATATCAGCCCTAAAACATTCCATCCTAAAAGTAGTTTTTTATTCACAGTTCCATATTGCATCCAAATTACTAAAATTATTGAAGTTACACCTGGAATTATATCGAAATTCCATCCTTTATAAGTCATTTCCATTGGTAACCATTCTCTAATTGCTAATTGAAACAACAATAATTCTATTGGTAAACGAACAAAGTGTACAGCTGTACTCCAGCGAAAATCTCTATTTTGGTAAAAAGTTTTATTTCTTATTAAATAAGTGATAAAAATTGCTGCTGGTAATAAAACAAAAATAAATGTAGAAATTTTATCTCCAGCTTTATAATGATAGAAACCAAAAAATGCTAAAACTGAAATAAACAGAGACCAAATTATTAAAATTGGTAATGTCGTTTTTTTTAAATGATTCGATTTTATGAATGCGAAAATAGTATATATAGTTGCTAAAATAAACGAAATTGAAATGTAAATTGGTAAATTTGGTATCATAACTAATTAAATTTACATCAAAAATACTTCTTAGAAAACTATATAAACTTGCCAAATGACAAGTAATTATTTTTTTACAATTTCTTTTCTTATTCTGCTCAAAGAAGTATCTGTAATTCCTAAATAAGAAGAGATATGTTTTAGTGAAGCTTTTTGAAAAATTTCTGGTCTATTGTTAATTAATTCGATATATCTATCGGAAGCTTTGTCTGTTATCATACTTAACGTTCTTTCTTTTAAAGCAAAAAAATTACGCACTAAATAAGAACGTCCCCATTCTCTGTAGGCTTCGTACAAACTAAAATGTTCGTTAAATGTTTCTAAATCCTTTATCCATAAAACACAATCTTCAGTTGCTTCAATGTATTCTTTTGTTGGCATTTGCATAAAAAAAGAATTTTCTTCAAGAATTAAATCTCCAGTATCATAAAAGTTTGTGGTTACTTCATTTCCTTCAAAATCAATAACAAAAGACCGTAAAAAACCACTTATCAGAAAGTAATATGCTTTTACAATTGTGCCACTTTTTATTAAAAAATCTCCTTTTTTAAGTTCAATTTTTTTATAACCTTTTATTAAGTTTTCAAACTCATTTTTAGTTAAACCAATTGTACCTAATTCTTCTTGCAAGATTTTAAAATCGTCCATTAATGTAAAATTTTAAATAATAATTCTTTTAGAATATCCTCATTAGTTTGTTTTGCACCAACACCTTTGCTTTTAACATCTGCATCTCTTAAAAATGCAATTACTTGTGCAACTTTTCTCATCGGATAATTTCTACCAGCTACAAAATATTCATCTACAAAATAAGGATTTACACCCAATGTTTTTGCAACAGAACTTTTCGATTTATCTTTTAGTCCATGAAACATTAATAGTTGTGTGAAAAAACTATTCAATAAAGAAATCGTCATTACCAAAGGATTATTTTTAGGATTTTCCGCAAAATAATTAATAATTCTATTCGCTTTTACAATGTTCTTCTCTCCTACTGCTTTTCGTAATTCAAAATTATTAAAGTCTTTAGAAATTCCGATATTTTCTTCTATATGCTTATCACTAATTATAGTTTCTTTCGGAAGAATTAGCATTAACTTATCTAATTCGTTGGATATTTTATTTAAATCTGTTCCTAAAAACTCCACTAACATTAAAGAAGCTTTTGGCTCGATTTGATATTTTTTCCCACTTAAAACTCTACGAATCCAGTCTGAAACTTGGTTTTCGTACATTTTTTTACTTTCGAAAACCAAACCTGATTTTGCAATTACTTTGTGTAATTTCTTACGTTTATCGAGTTTTTTATATTTATAATTGATGACTAAAACCGTTGTTGGTTGTGGATTTTCTGCATAAGAAACCAATTTTTCTATAGTTCTACTTAAATCTTGTGCTTCTTTAACAATTAGAACTTGTCTTTCTGCCATCATTGGGTAACGTTTGGCTGAAGAAACAATATCTTCTATACTTGCATCTCTACCATACATTACTTGCTGATTGAAGCCTTTTTCAGCTTCATCCAACACAGTATCTTCAATAAAATCGGAAATTTTATCTATATAATAAGGTTCATCACCCATTAAAAAATAGATGGGTTTTATGTTTCCTTTCTTTATATCTGAAACAATTGCGTTGATCTCGTTCATTTATTCTTTTATAATTACTGCTTTTTGTAACTCTTCTTTTGAAGGTGTTTCAAACCAATCCTCCATAAATTCGAAATTATCTTCAGTTACTTCAAATTCAAAAGTTTCACCTTTTTCTGTATTCCTTTTTAAAATTCTCTCTTTTCTAATTTCTTTTGAAATATCTAAAAAATGAGTTTTAACTTTTAGATTATTTTCTTCTGCAAATTTCCTAAACTTTTCTCTGTGTGAAAATTTAGAAAGTCCAACATCTAAAATACTATCTACTTTTAATTTTTCTAATTGTAAAATAGCATCTTGCATTACTAATTCTGCTCTATCAATTCGTTCTAAAAACCAATCTAAACCGTCTTTTTCTGTTTTATCAGGAAAAAATAATATTTTATTCCATTTATCTAACGTAAAAACGAATCCATTTACTTCTAATTTTAATTTATTAGCATATGTAGATTTACCTGCACCAGTATTACCAACTAATAAATGTATCATAACTGATTTTTAATTACTTTTGATTGATGCAAAAATTGAATCTACCAAACTATAAATTCAGACTCAAAAGTAACGAAAATAAGACGCTTATTTTTGATAATTTGAGAAAAAAATATATGGTTTTAACTCCAGAAGAATGGGTTCGTCAGCATTTTGTGCAGTTTTTAATTGATGAAAAAAAATATCCTGTTTCCTTAATTGCATTAGAAAAACAGTTGATTATCAACAATCGAAAAAAAAGAACGGATATTTTGGTCTTCAATAAAGAAGGAAATCATGATATTATTGTAGAATGTAAAGCACCACAAATAAAAATAACTCAAGATACTTTCGACCAAATTGCACGTTATAATTTAAAACTAAAAGCCAATTACTTAGTTGTTACCAATGGTTTGGAGCATTTTTATTGCAAAATGGATTTCGAAAATGAAACCTATATTTTTTTGAAGGAAATTCCTGATTATCAATAAAACTTGTCATTTTTTTGTAGACAAGAATCCATACCTTTTCTTTTAAATTAGATTATTGCTTTTAAAAGAGCATTCGATTAATTAAGATAATTTTAAATCTCAAGTTCATCTTAAAAACGTAAATTCGCAACCTTGAAAACAGCCATAGTCATATTAAATTGGAATGGACAAAAACTACTAGAACAGTTTTTGCCTTCTGTAGTGAGTTTTAGTACAGAACTTGCAGATATTTATGTGGCTGATAATGCTTCTACAGACAGTTCTATTTCCTATGTAAAAGAGTTTTTTCCTTCTGTAAAAATAATAGAAAATGCAGTAAATGGTGGTTATGCAAAAGGTTATAATGATGCTTTACAATCTGTAGATGCAGATATTTATTGTTTATTAAATTCCGATATTGAAGTAACCGAAAATTGGTTACCTCCTATTTTAGATGTTTTTAAAAATAAAGAAAACACTGCTATTGTTCAACCTAAATTATTAGATTTTAAAGACAAAACAAAGTTCGAATATGCTGGTGCTGGAGGTGGGTTTATCGATTTATATGGATATCCATATTGTAGAGGACGCGTTTTTAATAATTTAGAAGTTGATAATGGTCAATTTAACGATACAAAAGATATTTTTTGGGCTTCTGGAGCGTGTTTATTTATTCGCTCTAAAGTGTACCATAAAATTGAAGGTTTAGACGAAGATTATTTTGCACATCAAGAAGAAATAGATTTATGCTGGAGAGCACAAAATATTGGCTATAAAGTAAAATATGTAGGAAATTCAACAGTTTATCATGTTGGAGGAGCAACTTTACAAGAAACAAATCCTCATAAAACATATCTAAATTTTAGAAATAGTTTATTGAATGTCATTAAAAACGTGCCTAAAAAATGGTTTTTATTCGTCGTTTTTTCTCGTTTAATTTTAGACGGAATTGCAGGACTTAAATTTATTTTTGAATTGAGACCAATTCATACTTTGGCAATTTTAAAAGCGCATTTAAGTTTTTACAAAAACTTTTTTAAATTTTTAGGAAAGCGAAGAAAACTCCAGAAAAAGCAAGACTATAACTTACATACAAGTATTGTTTGGCAGTATTTTGTTTTAGGTAGAAAGAAATTCGAGGAGCTTGAATAGGTTCAAAATTCTACATTTAAAGTTCAAAGTTGAACTTTAAATATTAAATATTGAACTTTAAATTACGTCCAAACTTCCTTTTCCTTCTCGAATTACCTCAGGTTCATCAGAAGTTAAATCGATTACTGTAGAAGCGTGATTATCTCCATAACCACCATCAATAACAACATCTACTAATTTATTCCATTTTTCGAAAATAAGTTCTGGATCTGTTGTGTATTCTAAAACGTCATCATCATCTCTAATAGAAGTAGATACTATTGGGTTTCCTAAAGCTTCTACCAAACATCTAACAATATTGTTATCAGGAATACGAATTCCCACTGTTTTTTTCTTTTTAAATACTTTTGGAAGATTATTACTTCCTGGTAAAATAAAAGTATAAGGTCCAGGTAATGCTCTTTTTAAAATTTTAAAGGTTGGCGAATCTATTTGTTTCACATAATCTGAAAGATGGCTTAAATCGTTGCAAATAAAAGAAAAGTTAGCTTTATCTAGCTTAACTCCTTTTATCTGAGCAATTTTTTCCAACGCTTTTGTATTGGTAATATCGCAACCTAAACCATAAACAGTATCTGTTGGATATATAATTAATCCTCCAGAACGCAAAATCTTTACAACTTTTGCAATTTCTTTCGGATTTGGATTCTCGTTATAAATTCTAATAAACTCTGCCATATTATAAAAATACAAAAAACTCAGCTTATTTTACAAACTGAGTTTATTTTTTTAAAGGGAAGTTTTTTAAGTTTAAGTTTTATCTACCAACCTAAATCCTTCTCCATGAATATTTAAAATTTCGACATTTTCGTCTTCTTTTAAATACTTTCTTAATTTTGCGATATAAACATCCATACTTCTAGATGTAAAATAATTATCGTCTCTCCAAATTTTTGTTAATGCTAATTCTCTTGGCATTAAATCGTTTTTATGAATTGCCAACATACGTAACAATTTTGCTTCTTTTGGAGATAACTTAGATGCTTCACCATCTTTTCCAACAGATAAATGTCTTAATTTAGAATTGAAGAAGAAACCTCCAATATTAAACTCAAACTGCTCACTTTCTGCAGTAGTATCTGATTCTTTACGTTGTAAAATTGCTTTAATCTTGTGCAATAATACTTCCGAGTCGAAAGGTTTATTTAAATAATCGTCTGCACCAACTGCATATCCTTTTAAAACATCTTCTTTTAGAGTTTTTGCTGTTAAAAAGATAATTGGTACTTCTTTATTTGTACTTCTAATATCTTGTGCTAACGAAAAACCATCTTTTCTTGGCATCATTACATCTAAAATACATAGATCGTAATCGCTATTTTTAAACATAATTAAACCTTCTATACCATCTTTAGCATGCGTTACATTATAATCGTTTAATGCTAAATAATCTTTTAGAACCGTTCCAAAATTTGGATCGTCTTCTACTAATAAAATCTTCTTACTTCCCATTGTTTTATTTATTAAATTAAAGGTAATTTTACTGTGAATATACTTCCTTGCCCTTTCTCACTTTCTACAAAAACTGTTCCATGGTGTTTTTCTACGATTTCCTTTACGTATGCCAAACCTAAACCATGCCCTTTTACATCGTGAACATTTCCTTTTTGTTCTCTATAGAATTTGTTAAAAACTTGTTTTTGGACTGTTTTACTCATTCCTATTCCTTTATCTTGTATTTTAAAGATAAAAAACTTGTTTGTGCTTTCTGTGTAAACGTCTATTTGAGGAACCCCATCTGAATATTTTATTGCATTTTCTAACATATTAACAACCACATTTGTTAAATGAAACTGGTTTCCTGGTAATTCGGATACTACTGCCTTAAAATATGTTTTTATGCGACCTTTTCTATCATCTACTAACAAACTTACATGCGTAATTGCATCTTCGATTGTGTCGTGAAAGTCTATGGTTTCCTTACTTAAATCTATCTGATTCTTTTCTAATCGAGAAATACGTAATACATTTTCTACTTGCGAATGCATTCTTTTATTCTCGTCTCTAATCATTTGTACATAACGTAAAACCTTATCATTATCGCCTAAAATTTTTGGGTTCTTAATAGAATCTAATGCCAAATTTATAGTTGCAATTGGGGTTTTAAACTCATGTGTCATATTATTTATAAAGTCAGTTTTAATTTCTGATATCTTTTTCTGTCGAATTAGTTGATATAAAGAACTTGAAAAAGCAATAATGATAATAAATATAAAGAACAAAGAAAGTAGTAATATTCCTGAAATTCCTGACAGAATATGCTTGTTTTTATTTGGAAATGTTACATACAAATCATACTCAACATCTCCATTTATGTCATTAAATAGTGGATATTGATAACTGTCTTTTCTATTAATTGTGTAATAACCAGATTTTAATTTAGTAGCTAAACCATCTTTTGTATACACACCATATTTAAAATCTAAATTGATATTTCTTTTCGCTAATTCTTCTTTAATAGCATTATTTAATTCTTTGTTACTTATTCTTTGATGAATTGGTTTTCTTGCATTGTAATCTTTGTATAGTTTATCGATTTGCAAATCTTCTAATTCCGGAAATTTCTTTGTGTAAGTAAAACTAATTTCATCTTTTGTTGAAAAAAAATCGTCTACACCAGATATTATTTTAGTCTCAAAAAAATCTTTTTTTCCTTTAAATCTTTTAAAAATAATAGAATCGTTGTTTAAAAAATCTGTTGGAAGCTTAAAATTTTCTTCTAAAATTGTACTTCCATAAGTAAATTTTTGTTTGGTAGTAGTATCTATTTCTTGAATTAATAGGCTCTGTAGTTTTGCATTGTCTGCAGTACCTTTTTCGCTAACAAAATTTTGTATTTTCTTTCTAAAAAGACTTGTTTCTCGATCGTTAATTCTTTCTGTAGCACTTCCTAAAGAACGCTGTACATCGTTCTTAAATTGGCCTTTTCT
This genomic window contains:
- the meaB gene encoding methylmalonyl Co-A mutase-associated GTPase MeaB, with translation MNKNSSALHEKDGVSKPETTSKTSAEKIKLSRAKQNSVKEYVAKILEGNITFLSKAITLVESTNVKHQQKANEILELCLPFANKSIRIGITGVPGVGKSTFIESFGKHLTSQGKKVAVLAVDPSSSVNKGSILGDKTRMEELVTDKNAFIRPSPSGTSLGGVAQKTRESIILCEAAGFDTIIIETVGVGQSETVVHSMVDFFLLLKLAGAGDELQGIKRGIIEMADAIVINKADGENEKNTKIAKVEFNRALHLYPLKESKWQPKVLTASALHNSGIAEIDKMITDYIFLTKENNYFSTKRNEQNKFWLLSTINQQLKNNFYNKKAVKTALQEEIKKLENGKTTPFSAAKKLLEL
- a CDS encoding winged helix-turn-helix transcriptional regulator, which codes for MHIVNGKEYPCCASVTMGMIGGKWKTVILFHLIETPLRYNELRKKMKSVTERTLSLQLKKLEEDGIIKRKVYTTKPPLKVVYSLTDIGKTAIPLLKSIAEWGEYVVENT
- a CDS encoding nitroreductase family protein codes for the protein MSFLTAMQERYTTKKYDNSKKISSEKIAELKEILRLSPSSINSQPWKFTFVSDIETKKKFAEASFFNAPKIEDCDTLVVFSRIDNINAFEKQINDNLPEGAVGYYNNFLKEKPASEIKSWFSDQTYLALGVFLSACGVMEIDATPMEGIEPEKYNNLLGDKNYTALVGVCIGYRDEDDGNMPSKNPKSRLTLEEVIKNI
- a CDS encoding DUF1569 domain-containing protein codes for the protein MKNIFTKEVTNEVIGRIEKLTAESQPNWGKMSVAQMLAHCCVTYEMVYTDKHPKPNAFAKFMLKMIVKKIVTSEKPYSKNGRTASQFLITDEKVFESEKQRLIDFINKTQQLGEKEFDGKESHSFGKLTKDEWNNMFYKHLDHHLTQFGV
- a CDS encoding Crp/Fnr family transcriptional regulator, translating into MDDFKILQEELGTIGLTKNEFENLIKGYKKIELKKGDFLIKSGTIVKAYYFLISGFLRSFVIDFEGNEVTTNFYDTGDLILEENSFFMQMPTKEYIEATEDCVLWIKDLETFNEHFSLYEAYREWGRSYLVRNFFALKERTLSMITDKASDRYIELINNRPEIFQKASLKHISSYLGITDTSLSRIRKEIVKK
- the holA gene encoding DNA polymerase III subunit delta, with the translated sequence MNEINAIVSDIKKGNIKPIYFLMGDEPYYIDKISDFIEDTVLDEAEKGFNQQVMYGRDASIEDIVSSAKRYPMMAERQVLIVKEAQDLSRTIEKLVSYAENPQPTTVLVINYKYKKLDKRKKLHKVIAKSGLVFESKKMYENQVSDWIRRVLSGKKYQIEPKASLMLVEFLGTDLNKISNELDKLMLILPKETIISDKHIEENIGISKDFNNFELRKAVGEKNIVKANRIINYFAENPKNNPLVMTISLLNSFFTQLLMFHGLKDKSKSSVAKTLGVNPYFVDEYFVAGRNYPMRKVAQVIAFLRDADVKSKGVGAKQTNEDILKELLFKILH
- a CDS encoding AAA family ATPase; amino-acid sequence: MIHLLVGNTGAGKSTYANKLKLEVNGFVFTLDKWNKILFFPDKTEKDGLDWFLERIDRAELVMQDAILQLEKLKVDSILDVGLSKFSHREKFRKFAEENNLKVKTHFLDISKEIRKERILKRNTEKGETFEFEVTEDNFEFMEDWFETPSKEELQKAVIIKE
- a CDS encoding type I restriction enzyme HsdR N-terminal domain-containing protein — translated: MQKLNLPNYKFRLKSNENKTLIFDNLRKKYMVLTPEEWVRQHFVQFLIDEKKYPVSLIALEKQLIINNRKKRTDILVFNKEGNHDIIVECKAPQIKITQDTFDQIARYNLKLKANYLVVTNGLEHFYCKMDFENETYIFLKEIPDYQ
- a CDS encoding glycosyltransferase family 2 protein produces the protein MKTAIVILNWNGQKLLEQFLPSVVSFSTELADIYVADNASTDSSISYVKEFFPSVKIIENAVNGGYAKGYNDALQSVDADIYCLLNSDIEVTENWLPPILDVFKNKENTAIVQPKLLDFKDKTKFEYAGAGGGFIDLYGYPYCRGRVFNNLEVDNGQFNDTKDIFWASGACLFIRSKVYHKIEGLDEDYFAHQEEIDLCWRAQNIGYKVKYVGNSTVYHVGGATLQETNPHKTYLNFRNSLLNVIKNVPKKWFLFVVFSRLILDGIAGLKFIFELRPIHTLAILKAHLSFYKNFFKFLGKRRKLQKKQDYNLHTSIVWQYFVLGRKKFEELE
- a CDS encoding L-threonylcarbamoyladenylate synthase; the protein is MAEFIRIYNENPNPKEIAKVVKILRSGGLIIYPTDTVYGLGCDITNTKALEKIAQIKGVKLDKANFSFICNDLSHLSDYVKQIDSPTFKILKRALPGPYTFILPGSNNLPKVFKKKKTVGIRIPDNNIVRCLVEALGNPIVSTSIRDDDDVLEYTTDPELIFEKWNKLVDVVIDGGYGDNHASTVIDLTSDEPEVIREGKGSLDVI
- a CDS encoding response regulator transcription factor; its protein translation is MGSKKILLVEDDPNFGTVLKDYLALNDYNVTHAKDGIEGLIMFKNSDYDLCILDVMMPRKDGFSLAQDIRSTNKEVPIIFLTAKTLKEDVLKGYAVGADDYLNKPFDSEVLLHKIKAILQRKESDTTAESEQFEFNIGGFFFNSKLRHLSVGKDGEASKLSPKEAKLLRMLAIHKNDLMPRELALTKIWRDDNYFTSRSMDVYIAKLRKYLKEDENVEILNIHGEGFRLVDKT
- a CDS encoding sensor histidine kinase yields the protein MRKKMFIVIVVLMSISLIGIITVQLYWINNALESRKGQFKNDVQRSLGSATERINDRETSLFRKKIQNFVSEKGTADNAKLQSLLIQEIDTTTKQKFTYGSTILEENFKLPTDFLNNDSIIFKRFKGKKDFFETKIISGVDDFFSTKDEISFTYTKKFPELEDLQIDKLYKDYNARKPIHQRISNKELNNAIKEELAKRNINLDFKYGVYTKDGLATKLKSGYYTINRKDSYQYPLFNDINGDVEYDLYVTFPNKNKHILSGISGILLLSLFFIFIIIIAFSSSLYQLIRQKKISEIKTDFINNMTHEFKTPIATINLALDSIKNPKILGDNDKVLRYVQMIRDENKRMHSQVENVLRISRLEKNQIDLSKETIDFHDTIEDAITHVSLLVDDRKGRIKTYFKAVVSELPGNQFHLTNVVVNMLENAIKYSDGVPQIDVYTESTNKFFIFKIQDKGIGMSKTVQKQVFNKFYREQKGNVHDVKGHGLGLAYVKEIVEKHHGTVFVESEKGQGSIFTVKLPLI